Proteins encoded by one window of Sorex araneus isolate mSorAra2 chromosome 3, mSorAra2.pri, whole genome shotgun sequence:
- the DDX52 gene encoding probable ATP-dependent RNA helicase DDX52 — MDAHDLFRRLGAGARFDVRRFSADATRFQVGKRKCDFDSSEVLQRLDFFGNKKSVPSENGASAIFQEPQDEEKREECLTERKQNKRKRKRLASETITQEEGSTIQWMSSVEAKIEDKKIKKEGKLTSGKLEHLRKEKINFFRNKHKIHVQGTDLPDPIATFQQLDQEYKINSRLLQNILDAGFQSPTPIQMQAIPVMLHGRELLASAPTGSGKTLAFSIPILMQLKQPANKGFRALIISPTRELATQIHRELVKISEGTGFRIHMIHKAAVAAKKFGPKSSKKFDILVTTPNRLIYLLKQDPPGIDLTSVEWLVVDESDKLFEDGKTGFREQLASIFLACTSHKVKRAMFSATFAYDVEQWCKLNLDSVISVSIGARNSAVETVEQELLFVGSETGKLLAMRELVKKGFNPPVLVFVQSIERAKELFHELIYEGINVDVIHADRTQQQRDNTVQSFRAGKIWVLICTALLARGIDFKGVNLVINYDFPTSSVEYIHRIGRTGRAGHKGKAVTFFTEDDKPLLRSVANVIQQAGCPVPEYIKGFQKLLSKQKKKMIKKPLERASISTTPKYFLEKAKDKQKKPTDQNSKKRAVEDKSLKKEKTFKKRQN, encoded by the exons ATGGACGCTCACGATCTCTTCCGCCGCCTGGGCGCGGGCGCCAGGTTTGACGTGAGGCGCTTCTCTGCGGACGCGACCCGATTCCAG GTAGGAAAACGGAAATGCGACTTTGATTCATCGGAGGTGCTTCAGAGACTGGACTTTTTTGGAAACAAGAAGTCCGTCCCAAGCGAGAATGGCGCATCAGCAATTTTTCAAGAGCCCCAAgatgaagagaaaagagaagagtgcCTTACTGAAAGGAAGCAGaacaagagaaagaggaagagattgGCTTCAG aaacaatTACTCAAGAAGAAGGTTCTACAATACAGTGGATGTCATCTGTGGAAGCAAAGATTgaggataaaaaaattaaaaaagaaggtaAACTAACTTCAGGAAAGTTGGAACATCTCAGAAAAGAAAAG ATAAACTTCTTCCGGAATAAACACAAAATTCATGTACAAGGAACTGATCTGCCTGACCCAATTGCTACATTTCAGCAACTTGATCAGGAATATAAAATCAATTCTCGACTCCTTCAGAATATTCTCGATGCAGGCTTTCAGTCACCTACACCAATCCAGATGCAGGCTATTCCAGTTATGCTCCAT GGTCGAGAACTTCTGGCTTCTGCTCCCACTGGATCTGGAAAGACCTTGGCTTTTAGCATACCTATTTTAATGCAGCTGAAACAACCAGCAAATAAAGGCTTCAGAGCCCTAATTATCTCTCCAACACGAGAACTTGCCACTCAG ATTCACCGAGAGCTGGTAAAAATCTCTGAGGGAACAGGATTTAGGATACACATGATCCACAAAGCAGCAGTGGCAGCCAAGAAATTTGGCCCCAAATCTTCTAAGAAATTTG ATATTCTTGTGACTACTCCAAATCGACTGATCTACTTACTGAAGCAAGATCCCCCAGGAATAGACTTAACAAG tGTTGAATGGCTGGTGGTAGATGAGTCAGACAAGCTGTTTGAAGATGGCAAAACTGGATTCAGAGAACAGCTGGCTTCCATTTTCCTGGCCTGTACATCCCACAAGGTCAAAAGAGCTATGTTCAGTGCAACTTTTGCATATGATGTCGAACAGTGGTGCAAACTCAATCTGGACAGTGTCATTTCTGTATCTATTGGAGCAAG gAATTCTGCAGTAGAGACTGTAGAACAAGAACTTCTTTTTGTTGGGTCTGAAACTGGGAAACTTCTTGCAATGAGGGAACTTGTTAAAAAG GGTTTCAATCCacctgttcttgtttttgttcagTCCATTGAAAGGGCAAAGGAACTTTTTCATGAACTCATATATGAGGGTATTAATGTGGATGTTATTCATGCAGACAGAACTCAACAACAG agagataacacagtccAGAGCTTCAGAGCTGGAAAAATCTGGGTTCTTATTTGTACAGCCTTGCTAGCCAGAGGGATTGATTTTAAAGGTGTGAACTTGGTCATCAACTATGATTTTCCAACCAGTTCAGTGGAATATATTCACAGGATAG GTCGAACTGGAAGAGCTGGGCATAAAGGAAAAGCTGTTACATTTTTTACTGAAGATGATAAACCGTTATTAAGAag TGTTGCCAATGTTATACAGCAGGCCGGATGTCCAGTACCAGAATACATCAAAGGTTTCCAGAAACTGTTAAG caaacaaaagaaaaagatgattaAGAAGCCATTGGAAAGGGCAAGCATTAGTACAACaccaaaatatttcttagaaaaagCTAAAGATAAACA gAAAAAGCCCACTGATCAAAATAGCAAGAAGAGAGCTGTTGaagataaaagtttaaaaaaagaaaagacttttaaaaaaagacagaattaG